Proteins encoded within one genomic window of Hemiscyllium ocellatum isolate sHemOce1 chromosome 1, sHemOce1.pat.X.cur, whole genome shotgun sequence:
- the LOC132816942 gene encoding homeobox protein Nkx-2.5-like, which yields MLPSSAASSTPFSVKDILNLEHRHEKHWILDHAGATSDVLPSSCMLEQAYQPKYTGFPGLGNELVKPPVHKSNAAFPAGVSVTENPNCSEARMEIATHSNSPERKSMDKKTSREARRGDAVAGSGRRARRKPRVLFSQAQVYELERRFKQQRYLSAPERDHLANVLKLTSTQVKIWFQNRRYKCKRQRQDKHLELGAAPPAPRRVAVPVLVRDGKPCLGASPPYSSPYNVSVAPYSYSIYPTYPNYSTGSCDGDYSCMYPSVATMQQTAPASSFLNMGMNFNVGNENYSAAQSQAHQTPGVSALQGPLHGIRTW from the exons ATGCTTCCAAGTTCCGCAGCTTCGAGCACCCCATTCTCTGTCAAGGATATTTTAAACCTCGAACATCGCCATGAAAAGCATTGGATCCTAGATCATGCGGGCGCAACTTCGGATGTCCTGCCTTCCTCTTGTATGTTGGAGCAAGCGTATCAACCCAAATACACCGGGTTCCCGGGTCTTGGCAATGAACTGGTCAAACCTCCTGTCCACAAGAGCAATGCGGCATTTCCAGCcggtgtgagtgtgactgagaaCCCGAACTGCAGCGAGGCACGGATGGAGATCGCCACTCACAGCAACAGCCCAG AACGAAAGTCGATGGATAAAAAGACGTCCCGCGAAGCCAGGAGGGGCGAcgctgttgcaggttctgggaggAGAGCTCGGCGCAAACCGAGAGTGCTGTTCTCTCAGGCCCAGGTCTACGAGCTGGAGAGACGCTTTAAGCAGCAAAGGTACCTGTCCGCCCCAGAAAGAGATCATCTGGCAAATGTGTTGAAACTGACATCGACGCAGGTCAAGATCTGGTTCCAGAACCGCAGGTACAAATGCAAGCGGCAGCGACAGGATAAACACTTGGAATTGGGAGCAGCGCCTCCAGCTCCTCGCCGGGTTGCTGTGCCTGTGCTGGTCAGGGACGGGAAACCTTGCCTCGGAGCATCCCCTCCTTACAGTTCACCCTACAATGTCAGCGTGGCGCCCTACAGCTACAGTATTTACCCCACTTATCCCAACTACAGCACTGGTAGCTGTGACGGAGACTACAGCTGCATGTATCCCAGTGTGGCTACCATGCAGCAGACCGCTCCTGCCAGTTCCTTCCTCAACATGGGCATGAATTTTAATGTTGGCAACGAAAATTACTCGGCAGCGCAGTCTCAGGCTCATCAAACCCCCGGAGTCTCGGCTCTGCAAGGTCCCTTGCATGGAATCCGAACTTGGTAA